GGCCTTTTCGGAGCGGCGCTCGCGTCCTCCCTGCTCGGCTACGTCCTGTTCGACGCCGTGGACGGCGGGGCCGAGCGCTGGGCGAGCGGGCGGACGCGCTGGGCTGACCTCAAGAGCACGCTGGTGTTCGCCGCCTTCACTTACGGCTTCTCGCCGGTGCTGAAGACGCTGACCGAGTCCATCAGCACGGACACCATCTACGCCATGTCGGCCCTCATGCTCCTGGGGCACCTCATCTTCTTCGATTACGGCGCCAACGCTGCCATTGTGTCCAGCACGCTGTCCCTCAACATGGCCATCTTCGCCTCGGTGTGCCTGGCCTCGCGCCTGCCTCGCTCCCTGCACGCCTTCGTCATGGTGACCTTCGCCATGCAGATCTTCGCCCTGTGGCCCATGCTGCAGAAGAAGCTGAAGGCGCGGACGCCGCGGTGCTACGTGGGGGTGACGGTGCTCTTTGCGCTGGCAGCGCTGGCGGGGCTGGCCACGGTGTCCAGCGTGGGGGCCGTGCTCTTCGCCTCCCTGCTGCTCGccatctcctgcctctgcccctaCTGCCTCATCCGCCTCCAGCTGCTCAAGGACAACATCCACGGGCCGTGGGACGAGGCTGAGATCAAGGAGGACCTCTCCAGGTTCCTCATGTAGCCCAGGAGGACTCTCTGCTGTGAGCAGTGAAAGGTCCTGGCTGGGGGACAGCCCTGTGGGGGAGGACACCTGAGCCAATAAAGTCTCTCACACGGCAGCAAGGACCACTCTCGTGTTCCCCTCAGGAtctgcttccagccctgccttgcgAGGGTGCGGtgaaggaaggagctgagccctgcaggggtGCGGGCAGGGGAGGGGTCGGCTCTGGCCATGCAGCCCCAGACCCGGGGCACAGGGGCGGAGTGTCAGCCCCAGGACCCTCCGG
This sequence is a window from Motacilla alba alba isolate MOTALB_02 chromosome 8, Motacilla_alba_V1.0_pri, whole genome shotgun sequence. Protein-coding genes within it:
- the PIGC gene encoding phosphatidylinositol N-acetylglucosaminyltransferase subunit C translates to MEPVPGRRWQKVLYERQPFPDNYVDQRFLEELRKNVHARQYRYQAVVFQSGAVVQQLCSVCVFVLTWWYMEAGMLSPQGLFGAALASSLLGYVLFDAVDGGAERWASGRTRWADLKSTLVFAAFTYGFSPVLKTLTESISTDTIYAMSALMLLGHLIFFDYGANAAIVSSTLSLNMAIFASVCLASRLPRSLHAFVMVTFAMQIFALWPMLQKKLKARTPRCYVGVTVLFALAALAGLATVSSVGAVLFASLLLAISCLCPYCLIRLQLLKDNIHGPWDEAEIKEDLSRFLM